From Pararhodobacter zhoushanensis, the proteins below share one genomic window:
- a CDS encoding RlmE family RNA methyltransferase, with protein sequence MATPPGKPPSTKTPSGKNTSGRGQRDLKVKVKTAKGRKLSSTRWLERQLNDPYVSRAQREGYRGRAAFKILELDDKFRFLVPGARVVDLGCAPGGWLQVAVPRVNALGEKQGKRVGTLLGVDLQEVEPIAGAEVHVLDFLADGADEQVKVWLNGQADVVMSDMAASASGHKQTDHNRIMALCEHAAYFAFDVLAPGGTFVAKVLAGGAEGELQQLLKQRFTKVVNVKPPASRADSSEKYVVATGFRDAPAVIDSDD encoded by the coding sequence ATGGCGACACCGCCCGGAAAACCACCAAGTACCAAAACCCCCAGTGGCAAGAACACCTCGGGGCGCGGACAACGTGACCTCAAGGTCAAGGTCAAGACGGCGAAGGGGCGCAAGCTTTCGTCGACGCGCTGGCTTGAGCGCCAGCTCAATGACCCCTACGTCAGCCGCGCCCAACGCGAAGGCTATCGCGGCCGCGCGGCGTTCAAGATCCTGGAACTGGACGACAAATTCCGCTTCCTTGTGCCCGGCGCGCGGGTGGTCGATCTGGGCTGCGCCCCCGGCGGCTGGCTGCAGGTGGCCGTGCCCCGGGTCAACGCCCTGGGCGAGAAACAGGGGAAACGCGTGGGCACCCTGCTGGGCGTCGATCTGCAGGAAGTCGAGCCGATCGCCGGGGCCGAGGTCCATGTGCTCGACTTTCTGGCGGACGGCGCGGATGAGCAGGTCAAGGTCTGGCTCAACGGGCAGGCCGATGTGGTCATGTCCGACATGGCCGCTTCCGCCTCGGGTCACAAGCAGACCGACCATAACCGCATCATGGCCTTGTGCGAACACGCCGCCTATTTCGCATTCGACGTGCTGGCACCCGGCGGCACCTTTGTCGCCAAAGTGCTGGCAGGCGGGGCGGAGGGGGAGCTGCAACAACTGCTCAAGCAGCGATTCACCAAGGTGGTCAACGTCAAACCGCCCGCCAGCCGGGCGGATTCGTCGGAGAAATACGTGGTCGCCACAGGGTTCCGCGATGCCCCGGCCGTGATCGACAGCGACGACTGA
- a CDS encoding vWA domain-containing protein encodes MSKTLLRFAASSLALACAVSAQAQTTPITPRTMIVMDGSGSMWGQIDGVPKLEIARSVVGEVLAGMAPDATLGLIGYGHRRRGDCSDIEVMVEPAAGTAGQISQAVNAMRFQGRTPLTDAVRRAAEALRYSEDPATVVLVTDGIETCEADPCALGRELDASGVNFTAHVVGFGLSAEEGAQVACLAEETGGQYFQADDAAALTRALTQTLAAPAAAPAVEPVPAPVVEPAAAPPAPCPCPRPACRPR; translated from the coding sequence ATGTCCAAGACCCTGCTGCGTTTCGCGGCTTCATCGCTGGCCCTTGCCTGTGCAGTTTCGGCGCAGGCCCAAACCACCCCCATCACCCCCCGCACCATGATCGTCATGGATGGCTCGGGCTCGATGTGGGGTCAGATTGACGGCGTGCCCAAGCTGGAAATTGCCCGCTCGGTGGTGGGTGAGGTGCTGGCCGGTATGGCCCCCGATGCGACGCTGGGCCTGATCGGCTATGGCCACCGTCGGCGTGGCGATTGCTCGGATATCGAAGTGATGGTTGAACCCGCTGCCGGGACCGCCGGACAGATTTCGCAAGCCGTCAACGCGATGCGGTTTCAGGGCCGCACGCCGCTGACCGATGCCGTCCGCCGTGCCGCCGAGGCGCTGCGCTATTCCGAAGACCCCGCGACCGTTGTGCTGGTCACCGACGGGATCGAAACCTGCGAGGCTGACCCTTGCGCGCTGGGGCGCGAGCTTGACGCCTCGGGCGTCAATTTCACCGCCCATGTGGTGGGTTTCGGGCTGAGCGCCGAGGAAGGCGCGCAGGTTGCCTGTCTGGCCGAGGAAACCGGCGGGCAGTATTTTCAGGCCGATGACGCCGCCGCCCTCACCCGGGCGCTGACGCAGACGCTGGCCGCCCCTGCCGCCGCCCCTGCGGTCGAGCCGGTGCCTGCACCGGTTGTCGAACCCGCAGCTGCCCCGCCCGCCCCCTGCCCCTGCCCCCGGCCAGCCTGTCGGCCTCGCTGA
- a CDS encoding NUDIX hydrolase, whose translation MTLIAVASPPIRDAATIVLVRDADTATPRVLMGQRGSAAAFMPSKYVFPGGAVDADDRLVTLPAPLADVERARLADRPVTATAPAPEAMTAAAIRELWEEAGLMLGRPGTWEGCVPADWAEFAAAGLRPSGDALRFLFRAVTPPGRPRRFDARFFLARAEDIAGDPDDFSRATDELSHLHWIALSEARSLDLPFITEVVLAEAEAILREQRQDSVPFFDNSGAESTFRRIA comes from the coding sequence ATGACACTGATCGCCGTCGCCTCGCCCCCGATCCGTGACGCGGCCACCATCGTTCTGGTGCGCGATGCCGACACGGCAACACCCCGCGTGTTGATGGGGCAGCGCGGGTCGGCTGCGGCCTTCATGCCGTCGAAATATGTGTTTCCGGGCGGTGCCGTCGACGCCGATGACCGGCTGGTCACCCTGCCCGCCCCGCTGGCCGACGTCGAACGCGCGCGCCTGGCCGACCGGCCCGTCACCGCGACCGCCCCGGCGCCTGAGGCGATGACCGCCGCCGCGATCCGCGAGCTGTGGGAAGAGGCCGGGCTGATGCTGGGACGTCCCGGCACGTGGGAGGGCTGCGTGCCCGCCGATTGGGCCGAGTTTGCCGCCGCCGGGCTGCGCCCGTCTGGCGATGCGCTGCGGTTCCTGTTTCGCGCGGTGACGCCTCCGGGCCGGCCGCGCCGCTTTGACGCGCGCTTCTTTCTGGCCCGGGCCGAGGATATCGCGGGCGACCCCGACGATTTCTCGCGCGCGACGGATGAATTGAGCCATCTGCACTGGATCGCCCTGTCCGAAGCCCGCTCGCTCGACCTGCCGTTCATCACCGAGGTCGTGCTGGCCGAGGCCGAGGCGATCCTGCGCGAACAGCGTCAGGACAGCGTGCCGTTCTTTGACAACTCGGGCGCTGAGTCGACCTTCCGCCGCATCGCCTGA
- a CDS encoding DUF983 domain-containing protein: protein MTMIAQPIEMVDDRPLKPALRKGWSGRCPACGTGKIMRGYLKVVDECPNCGEDLHHQRADDGPAYLTILVVGKSIMALYLAVYLAWGPSPWVMITLCWTLALALALYLLPRFKGALVALQWSRRMHGFGSDA from the coding sequence ATGACCATGATCGCCCAGCCCATCGAAATGGTTGACGACCGCCCGTTGAAGCCTGCGTTGCGCAAGGGCTGGTCGGGGCGTTGCCCGGCCTGTGGCACCGGCAAGATCATGCGCGGCTATCTGAAGGTCGTCGACGAATGCCCCAATTGCGGTGAAGACCTGCATCACCAGCGCGCCGATGACGGCCCGGCCTATCTGACCATTCTGGTGGTCGGCAAATCCATCATGGCGCTGTATCTGGCGGTGTATCTGGCCTGGGGCCCCTCGCCCTGGGTGATGATCACCCTGTGCTGGACACTGGCGCTGGCGCTGGCGCTCTATCTGCTGCCCCGGTTCAAGGGGGCACTGGTTGCGCTGCAATGGTCGCGGCGCATGCATGGCTTTGGCAGCGACGCATGA
- a CDS encoding periplasmic heavy metal sensor, with translation MSDLTPTPATPRLRKPGRGLRIALVLSLMVNLLVVGVLVGGAMRASRMDGFVPGQPDMRALWWALPDDSRDALRASVNRRGMPGDHGHRPSREERRARNAELNARMLAGLRADPFDPQAFATVMAGDRDERARRLDTVHADFAAQVAQLTPEQRRAMADRFEEGLRRHDR, from the coding sequence ATGAGCGATCTGACACCCACCCCTGCGACCCCGCGCCTGCGCAAACCCGGACGCGGTCTGCGCATCGCGCTTGTGCTGTCGTTGATGGTTAACCTGCTGGTTGTCGGCGTGCTGGTCGGCGGGGCGATGCGCGCCTCACGGATGGATGGCTTTGTGCCGGGTCAGCCCGATATGCGCGCGCTCTGGTGGGCGCTGCCCGATGACTCGCGCGATGCGCTGCGCGCTTCGGTCAACCGGCGGGGGATGCCGGGCGATCATGGCCATCGACCCAGCCGCGAAGAGCGCCGCGCGCGCAACGCCGAGCTGAACGCCCGCATGCTCGCCGGTCTGCGCGCTGATCCGTTCGACCCGCAGGCTTTTGCCACCGTGATGGCCGGGGACCGTGACGAGCGCGCGCGTCGGCTGGACACGGTGCATGCAGATTTTGCCGCGCAGGTCGCACAGTTGACGCCGGAACAGCGCCGCGCGATGGCGGACCGGTTCGAAGAAGGCTTGCGGCGGCACGACCGGTAA
- a CDS encoding diguanylate cyclase domain-containing protein, whose protein sequence is MTGRILIVDDLATNRIILKVKLNAACHETLLAASGAEALEIAQAQQPKLILMDMQLPDMSGIDVCRRLRASPATQHIPVVIVTGINDRVSRLQALEAGVDEFLAKPLNEVILLARIRSLLRVHQTETELRLRSETWGGMDLAEGETVFAMPGRIGLIAAETAISMVWRSALSPYLRGRLMVLSPAAALADTPPGAAPDFYMIASDLGRYGSGQRLVSDLRSRMTSRHSAMALVLAHADPETAAMALDVGASDLFTMPMDPQETALRIRQHVQRKRRADGLRSAVSTGLKMAITDPLTGLYNRRYALAHLDRIAAESRETGRRFAVMVLDLDRFKAINDTYGHATGDAVLETVAHRLSRVLDPGTLLARIGGEEFLVAIPRATLGDARHAAETLCRAIGGAPISLPDGRGSITVTISVGLAMCSNPPPTPTRSAAREALARADAALMDSKTDGRNQVTINSAA, encoded by the coding sequence ATGACCGGTAGGATTCTCATTGTTGACGATCTGGCCACCAACCGGATCATATTGAAAGTGAAACTGAACGCTGCGTGCCACGAAACGCTGCTTGCCGCCTCAGGGGCCGAGGCACTTGAAATCGCACAGGCCCAGCAGCCCAAGCTGATTTTGATGGACATGCAACTGCCTGACATGTCGGGCATTGATGTGTGTCGCCGTCTGCGCGCGTCGCCCGCGACGCAGCATATCCCTGTGGTCATCGTGACCGGCATCAACGACCGGGTCAGCCGGTTGCAGGCGCTTGAGGCCGGGGTGGATGAATTCCTGGCCAAGCCGCTGAATGAGGTGATTTTGCTGGCGCGGATCCGCAGCCTTTTGCGCGTCCATCAGACCGAGACCGAACTGCGGCTGCGGTCGGAAACCTGGGGCGGGATGGATCTGGCCGAGGGGGAGACGGTGTTTGCGATGCCGGGGCGGATCGGCCTGATCGCGGCGGAAACGGCGATCTCGATGGTCTGGCGCAGCGCCCTGTCTCCCTATCTGCGAGGGCGGCTGATGGTGCTGTCTCCCGCCGCGGCGCTGGCCGATACCCCGCCGGGCGCGGCACCCGATTTCTACATGATTGCCAGTGACCTGGGCCGCTATGGATCGGGCCAGCGGCTGGTTTCGGATCTGCGGTCGCGGATGACTAGCCGGCATTCGGCGATGGCACTGGTGCTGGCGCATGCCGACCCGGAAACGGCGGCGATGGCGCTGGATGTCGGTGCGAGCGATCTGTTCACCATGCCGATGGATCCGCAGGAAACCGCGCTGCGCATCCGCCAGCATGTGCAGCGCAAGCGCCGCGCCGACGGGCTGCGCAGCGCGGTCAGCACGGGGCTGAAAATGGCGATCACCGACCCGCTGACCGGGCTCTATAACCGCCGCTATGCGCTGGCGCATCTGGACCGCATCGCCGCCGAGTCGCGCGAAACCGGACGGCGCTTTGCCGTGATGGTGCTGGATCTGGACCGGTTCAAAGCGATCAACGATACTTATGGCCATGCGACCGGCGATGCCGTGCTGGAAACCGTCGCGCACCGATTGAGCAGGGTGCTGGACCCCGGCACGCTGCTTGCCCGGATTGGCGGAGAAGAGTTTCTGGTGGCAATCCCCAGAGCAACGCTTGGCGACGCCCGCCATGCCGCCGAAACGCTGTGCAGGGCGATCGGTGGCGCGCCGATCTCGCTGCCCGATGGGCGGGGCAGCATCACCGTGACCATCTCGGTCGGGCTGGCGATGTGTTCAAATCCGCCCCCCACACCGACGAGGTCCGCCGCGCGCGAGGCGCTTGCGCGGGCCGATGCAGCGTTGATGGATTCCAAAACCGACGGGCGCAATCAGGTGACCATCAACAGCGCAGCATGA
- a CDS encoding DUF3572 domain-containing protein, whose product MTRQTAETFAAQVLAWLADDNARITGFLSWSGESPSTLAARLTDPGFLLAVIEFLMTDEALLIDACAALGYPPETPLQARSALPGGADFHWT is encoded by the coding sequence ATGACGCGGCAAACCGCCGAAACCTTTGCCGCTCAGGTTCTTGCCTGGCTGGCCGATGATAACGCCCGGATCACCGGCTTTCTCAGCTGGTCTGGTGAGAGCCCGTCGACACTGGCGGCACGCCTGACCGATCCGGGCTTTTTGCTGGCAGTGATCGAATTCCTGATGACAGACGAAGCCTTGCTGATCGACGCTTGCGCCGCTCTCGGCTATCCGCCCGAAACGCCCCTGCAGGCGCGCTCAGCGCTGCCGGGCGGGGCCGATTTTCACTGGACCTGA
- a CDS encoding HAD family hydrolase has translation MQTIRGILFDKDGTLFDFQATWGAWARALIAELAQGDPVRVRAMAQAMAFDTDAGRFLPESPVIAGTGREVAELLAPILAVTADTLEARIASAAASAPLAQAVPLRPLLERLRDAGLRLGVATNDYEAVARSHLHDVLDLFDFVAGFDSGHGGKPAPGMLLAFARACNLDPQSVLMVGDSRHDLQAGRAAGMATLAVLTGVATAADLADLADAVRPDIGHLPELLALF, from the coding sequence ATGCAGACAATTCGCGGTATTCTGTTCGACAAGGACGGCACGCTGTTCGATTTCCAGGCAACATGGGGCGCCTGGGCGCGCGCGCTGATTGCCGAGCTTGCCCAAGGGGATCCGGTACGGGTGCGGGCGATGGCGCAGGCGATGGCCTTTGATACCGACGCCGGGCGGTTTCTGCCCGAGTCGCCGGTGATTGCGGGCACCGGGCGCGAGGTGGCAGAACTGCTCGCGCCGATCCTTGCGGTCACGGCCGACACGCTCGAGGCGCGGATCGCCTCAGCAGCGGCCAGCGCGCCTCTGGCGCAGGCGGTGCCATTGCGCCCCTTGCTCGAACGCCTGCGCGACGCGGGTTTGCGGCTTGGCGTGGCAACGAATGATTACGAAGCCGTGGCGCGCAGCCATCTGCATGATGTGCTCGATCTCTTTGATTTTGTGGCCGGATTCGACAGCGGTCACGGCGGAAAACCGGCGCCGGGCATGCTGCTGGCCTTCGCCCGCGCCTGCAATCTGGACCCGCAGTCGGTGCTGATGGTCGGCGATTCGCGCCATGATTTGCAGGCCGGACGCGCTGCGGGCATGGCGACGCTGGCGGTACTGACCGGGGTCGCCACGGCGGCGGATCTGGCCGATCTGGCCGATGCGGTGCGGCCGGATATCGGCCATCTGCCAGAGCTTCTGGCGCTGTTTTGA
- a CDS encoding heme NO-binding domain-containing protein: protein MHGLINKALQAFICDAFGTDAWEEILHRSGADAVLGSDGFEAMQLYDDGLTTTVLATAAQLLRRSRDALLEDLGTYLISGERQEPLRRLLRFGGVSFTDFLFSLDDLQGRSHLAVPELGLPELSISEVETGGFSLACRDGWPGFGHVLVGALRALADDYGALVVLEHHGTGSGTDEVIAIKVHDPAYHAGRRFDLAAEVR from the coding sequence ATGCACGGTCTTATCAACAAGGCGCTGCAGGCGTTTATCTGCGATGCATTCGGCACGGATGCCTGGGAAGAAATCCTTCACCGGTCGGGTGCAGACGCTGTGCTGGGCAGCGACGGATTCGAGGCGATGCAGCTCTACGATGACGGCCTGACGACGACCGTTCTGGCTACGGCTGCCCAACTGCTGCGCCGGTCCCGCGATGCGCTGCTTGAAGACTTGGGCACCTATCTGATTTCCGGCGAACGGCAGGAACCTCTGCGCCGCCTGCTGCGCTTTGGCGGCGTCAGTTTCACCGATTTTCTGTTTTCGCTCGATGACTTGCAGGGCCGCAGCCATCTGGCTGTACCCGAACTGGGCCTGCCGGAACTGTCGATCAGTGAGGTCGAAACCGGTGGTTTCTCGTTGGCGTGCCGCGACGGATGGCCGGGGTTCGGGCATGTTCTGGTCGGCGCGCTCAGGGCATTGGCCGATGATTACGGGGCGCTGGTGGTGCTTGAACACCACGGCACCGGTTCGGGTACGGATGAGGTGATCGCCATCAAGGTTCATGATCCGGCCTATCACGCCGGGCGCCGCTTTGACCTTGCCGCCGAGGTGCGGTGA
- a CDS encoding GGDEF domain-containing protein, translating into MTLRAPPGTRFKGVAVPLQGQRGALVNLSFGYAVRDAVRDHGLSATDFAATDLAIELLYLAEAKAAVMGEVTKMAARLKGAKARAEEEALTDVLTGLGNRRALEARMERYLNAGQGFALLHIDLDHFKQVNDTLGHAAGDHVLAEIAVKLRASARIGDLVARIGGDEFVVLLAGVQDLGPVRRVGERIFYEMRKPIHYHGTPCRISLSIGVVFANPAQPCAPTSVLAMADRALYASKGAGRARMTLFSETGVVQELLSVARVG; encoded by the coding sequence ATGACGCTGCGCGCGCCGCCGGGGACCCGCTTCAAGGGCGTCGCTGTTCCGCTTCAAGGTCAACGCGGGGCCTTGGTCAATCTGTCGTTTGGCTACGCGGTGCGCGATGCCGTGCGCGATCACGGGCTGTCCGCCACCGATTTCGCCGCCACCGATCTGGCGATCGAACTGCTCTATCTGGCTGAGGCCAAGGCGGCGGTCATGGGCGAAGTGACCAAGATGGCAGCGCGGCTGAAAGGCGCGAAAGCCCGGGCAGAGGAAGAGGCGTTGACCGATGTCCTGACGGGCCTTGGCAACCGGCGCGCGCTTGAGGCACGGATGGAGCGGTATCTGAATGCGGGGCAGGGGTTCGCGCTGCTGCATATCGATCTCGATCACTTCAAGCAGGTCAATGACACGCTCGGCCACGCGGCTGGTGACCATGTTCTGGCCGAAATCGCGGTGAAACTCCGCGCCAGCGCGCGGATCGGGGATCTGGTCGCGCGCATCGGCGGGGATGAGTTTGTGGTGCTGCTGGCCGGTGTGCAAGATCTTGGGCCGGTCCGCCGCGTCGGCGAGCGGATCTTCTACGAGATGCGTAAACCCATCCACTACCACGGCACGCCCTGTCGGATCAGCCTTTCCATCGGTGTCGTCTTCGCCAATCCGGCCCAACCTTGTGCGCCGACGTCGGTTCTGGCAATGGCCGACCGCGCGCTCTATGCCTCAAAGGGCGCAGGGCGCGCGCGGATGACCTTGTTCAGCGAAACCGGTGTCGTGCAAGAGCTGCTCAGCGTTGCGCGCGTCGGGTGA
- a CDS encoding M24 family metallopeptidase, which produces MDDSDFTRTEYDARLAKTRAAMAEAGLDTLILSDPSNMAWLTGYDGWSFYVHQAVIIGPDGPPLWWGRSMDTAGARRTVWMQADQIHGYDDTYVQNPAKHPMETLAALLADLGWASGRVGVEMDNYYYSAKAHDVLARSLSLRDATGLVNWQRAVKSPAEITRLRRAARIVEAMHQRILDIAEPGLAKHKLVAEILHAGTIGADGHWGDYPAIVPMTPSGLDATAPHLTWDDRPMQRGEAHFFEIAGVYRRYHCPQSRTLFFGEPPSTYRRAEEAVQEATAAALAVARPGALCEDVAEAFNSTLNARGFHKDSRVGYSIGLSYPPDWGERTLSLRRGDKTELRPGMVFHFMPALWLDDGGIEITEPILITESGVEQLCRLPGTLFVKG; this is translated from the coding sequence ATGGACGACAGTGATTTCACCCGCACCGAATACGACGCCCGGCTCGCCAAGACCCGCGCCGCCATGGCCGAGGCCGGGCTCGACACGCTGATCCTGTCGGACCCGTCGAACATGGCCTGGTTGACCGGCTATGATGGCTGGTCCTTCTATGTCCACCAGGCGGTGATCATCGGCCCCGACGGCCCGCCGCTCTGGTGGGGCCGCAGCATGGACACCGCCGGGGCGCGGCGGACAGTCTGGATGCAGGCCGATCAGATCCACGGCTATGACGACACCTACGTCCAGAACCCGGCCAAGCATCCGATGGAAACGCTCGCCGCCTTGCTGGCCGATCTTGGCTGGGCGAGCGGCCGTGTGGGTGTCGAGATGGACAACTACTATTATTCCGCCAAAGCCCATGACGTGCTGGCGCGGTCACTGTCCCTGAGGGACGCGACCGGGCTGGTCAACTGGCAGCGCGCGGTAAAATCCCCGGCTGAAATCACCCGCCTGCGCCGCGCCGCCCGGATCGTGGAAGCGATGCACCAACGGATCCTCGACATTGCCGAGCCGGGGCTGGCCAAGCACAAGCTGGTCGCTGAAATCCTGCACGCGGGCACGATCGGCGCGGACGGGCACTGGGGCGACTACCCGGCGATCGTACCGATGACTCCGTCCGGCCTGGACGCCACCGCGCCGCATCTGACCTGGGATGACCGGCCAATGCAGCGCGGCGAGGCGCATTTCTTTGAGATCGCCGGGGTATACCGGCGCTATCACTGCCCGCAATCGCGCACCTTGTTCTTCGGCGAGCCGCCATCGACCTACCGTCGGGCAGAAGAAGCGGTGCAGGAGGCGACCGCTGCGGCGCTGGCGGTGGCACGCCCGGGCGCGCTGTGTGAGGACGTCGCCGAAGCCTTCAACAGTACCCTCAACGCGCGCGGGTTTCACAAGGACAGCCGCGTCGGCTATTCCATCGGGCTGAGCTACCCGCCCGATTGGGGCGAGCGCACCCTGTCGCTGCGCCGGGGCGACAAGACCGAACTGCGGCCCGGCATGGTCTTTCATTTCATGCCCGCGCTTTGGCTGGACGATGGCGGGATCGAAATCACCGAGCCGATCCTGATCACCGAAAGCGGCGTCGAGCAGCTTTGCCGCTTGCCAGGGACGCTGTTCGTCAAAGGGTGA
- the dtd gene encoding D-aminoacyl-tRNA deacylase yields the protein MRALVQRVTEASVSVDGAVVGACGPGLMILICAMQGDGPDKARALADKILKLRIFRDEAGKTNRSLADVGGGALVVSQFTLAADTSRGNRPGFSAAAPPDEGRALYELFADHLAAQGVAVGRGEFGAEMQVALVNDGPMTIWLDM from the coding sequence ATGCGCGCGCTGGTACAACGGGTGACCGAGGCGTCGGTCTCGGTCGACGGGGCGGTGGTCGGGGCCTGCGGGCCGGGGCTGATGATCCTGATCTGCGCGATGCAGGGCGACGGGCCGGACAAGGCCCGCGCGCTGGCCGACAAGATCCTGAAACTGCGCATTTTTCGCGACGAGGCGGGCAAGACCAACCGTTCGCTGGCGGATGTGGGCGGCGGGGCGCTGGTGGTCAGCCAGTTCACGCTGGCGGCGGATACTTCGCGCGGGAACCGGCCGGGGTTTTCCGCCGCTGCGCCGCCGGATGAAGGGCGCGCGCTCTATGAGCTTTTCGCCGACCACCTTGCCGCGCAGGGCGTCGCGGTCGGGCGCGGGGAGTTTGGCGCCGAAATGCAAGTGGCGCTGGTCAATGACGGGCCGATGACGATCTGGCTGGACATGTGA
- a CDS encoding primosomal protein N' (replication factor Y) - superfamily II helicase gives MDLRDALANHLPADAIEEHRILSCSNCGAQVDFDPAQHAAQCPFCGSPVVTDTGTQRQIKPAAVLPFKLAEREAHDAMKSWLGRLWFAPNKLKDYARSDGSRLDGLYVPYWSFDSDTRSRYTGERGDAYYETRTVNRNGKMETEQVRKIRWHRVSGRVARHFHDMLIMASQSLPRKYVRALEPWMLGELAPYSPQFLSGFRAEGYTVQLPDGHVLAVERMDEVIRQDVRRDIGGDEQRVHSVDTEHQDERFKHVLLPIWMAAYRYRGKSYRFVVNGQTGKVQGERPWSAWKITGAVIVAIIVAGVIFYITQNR, from the coding sequence ATGGATCTGCGCGACGCGCTGGCCAATCACCTGCCCGCCGACGCGATCGAGGAACACCGCATCCTCAGTTGCTCGAACTGCGGCGCGCAGGTCGATTTCGACCCCGCCCAGCACGCGGCGCAATGTCCGTTCTGCGGCTCGCCGGTGGTGACCGACACCGGCACCCAACGCCAGATCAAACCCGCCGCCGTCCTGCCCTTCAAACTGGCCGAGCGCGAGGCGCATGATGCGATGAAATCATGGCTGGGGCGGCTGTGGTTCGCCCCCAACAAGCTCAAGGACTACGCCCGCTCGGACGGCTCGCGGCTGGACGGGCTTTATGTGCCCTACTGGTCTTTCGACAGCGACACCCGCTCGCGCTATACCGGCGAACGGGGCGACGCCTATTACGAAACCCGCACGGTGAACCGTAACGGCAAGATGGAAACCGAGCAGGTCCGCAAGATCCGCTGGCACCGCGTGTCGGGCCGGGTCGCGCGGCATTTCCACGATATGCTGATCATGGCCTCGCAATCGCTGCCGCGCAAATATGTCCGCGCGCTCGAGCCGTGGATGCTGGGCGAACTGGCGCCCTATTCGCCGCAGTTCCTGTCCGGGTTCCGCGCCGAGGGGTACACGGTGCAGCTGCCCGATGGCCACGTTCTGGCGGTCGAGCGCATGGACGAGGTGATCCGTCAGGACGTGCGCCGCGACATCGGCGGCGACGAGCAGCGGGTGCATTCGGTCGATACCGAGCATCAGGATGAGCGGTTCAAGCACGTGCTGTTGCCGATCTGGATGGCGGCCTATCGCTATCGCGGTAAATCCTATCGGTTCGTGGTGAATGGCCAGACCGGCAAGGTGCAGGGCGAACGCCCGTGGTCTGCCTGGAAGATCACCGGCGCGGTGATCGTCGCGATCATCGTCGCGGGCGTCATCTTCTACATCACGCAGAACCGCTGA